CAGCCGCGGTACCGAGCTCATCATCTCCGACTCGGAGGCCTGGACGCACCGCGCCGGGCAGCGTCTCGGCATCCCGCGCATCAGCTTCGACCATGTCGGCATCATTGCCTGGTGCCGCCCGCACTTCCCGACCGACCTGTGGCTGGCCGGCCAGCGCGATGCCTGGGGCTACCGCACCCTGATGGGCGAGCCCGACCGCGTGCTGATCTCCAGCTTCTATCCGGCCGAGCCGTACCGCGACGACGCGCGCATCGTCGGACCCATGCTGCGCGACGTGGTCAAGGCGCAGAAGCCGGCGCGCGGCGACTTCCTGCTGGTCTACTTCAACAAGGGCATGCACCAGTACCGCGCCCACGTCGACCGCACCCTGCGCCTTCTGGAGATGCCGGTGAAGGTCTACGGCACGCCCTGGGAAGGCAGCAGCGAGAACATCGAGTTCTGCGCCCCCAGCAACGAGTGGTTCGTCCGCGATCTCGCCCAGTGCCGGGCCGTGCTGTCCACCGCCGGCAACCAGCTCATCGGCGAGGCGCTTCACCTGGGCAAGCCCCTGCTCGCCGTGCCCGAGGACGCCTTCGAGCAGCGCCTCAACGCGGCGATGGTCGAGCGCATGGGCGTCGGCATGCGGGTCGGCGCCAGCGCGCTGACGCCGTCGCACGTCGACCGCTTCCTGTCGCAGGAGGATGCCTTCGCCGCACGCACCGCCGAGTACGCCGGCGATGGCCGCACCGAAGCGGTGGCGACGCTCGACCGCTATATCCAGGAGCTCGGCGGCGCCCGCCAGCCGCGCCGCCGGCCCGCCGGGGCGGCGGCACGGCGCGCGCCGCGCGATCGCGCCGCGGGCGACCACGCCACCGCGCACTGAGCCTAGTCGCGCGCGCGGAAGTCCAGCGCTGCCGAGTTGATGCAGTAGCGCTTGCCGGTGGGCGCCGGTCCGTCGTCGAAGACGTGCCCCATGTGCGCGTCGCAGCGCGCGCAGTGCACCTCGGTCCGCGTCATGCCGAGCGAGGTGTCGGTCGTGGTGGCGACCGGTGCGTCCTCGGCGGGCTGCCAGTAGCTCGGCCAGCCGGATCCGGAGTCGTACTTGTGGACCGCATCGAACATGGGCGCGCCGCAGCACACGCAGTGATAGCGCCCGTCGGCGTGATGATCGTGGTAGGCACCGGTGAAGGCGCGCTCGGTACCATGCTGGCGCGTGACGCGATAGCTTTCCTCCGGCAGCTGCTCGCGCCAGGCGTGATCGCTCTTCTCCACCCGTTCCGCCGCGGCGGATCCGGGACTTTCGGAATCCTGCATGCTCCACCTCCGGTTGGTTGACGGCGCCGCGAGCCGCGCGGCGCCATGCCACGATGATGCCGCACCGCGGCCGGGCAATGGCGCGCGTATCGCGCTCGTCGCCGCGTGCGTGCTCCTGGGCAGCTGCGCGCGCGCCTTCGGCGGCGATGCGACACCGCTGCGATCGCCGGCGCTGGTCGAGCTCAGCGGCCTGGCGCCGGCGACCGGTTCGTCCGTCCACTGGGGCCACAACGATCACGGCAACGCGGCGCGGCTCTACCGGGTGGGCCCCGACGGCGCCGATCTCGGGACGGTCGCGGTCGAGGGGGCGCGCAACCGCGACTGGGAGGATCTCGCCTGGATGGATACCGCCGAGGGGCGCTGCCTGCTGGTGGGCGACATCGGCGACAACCTGGCGCGGCGCGAGCATGCTCGGGTGTACTTCGTGCCGGAGCCGGCGGCCGATGCCGACACGGTCGCGGCCGCCGGAACCCTGACGGTGCGCTACCCGGACGGCGCGCGCGACGCCGAGGGGCTGGCCTTCGATCCGCGCGAGCGCGCGCTCTATCTGCTCAGCAAGCGCGAGACGCCGCCGGTGCTCTACCGGTTGCCGGTGGGAGCGACCTGCGCCGCCGGGAACGATGCCAGCACCGTGGCCGAGCGTGTCGCCGACGTCGTGCTGCCGCCGCCACCGCCCTGGCAGCTGTTCTCCGGGCCGCACTTCGGTCTGATGTTCAATCTGCCCACCGCGCTCGATATCAGCACCGACGGCGCGCGCCTGGCGGTGCTCGCCTACGGCGCGGTGGTGGTCTACGACCGCGCCGACGGCGAGGGCTGGGCGTCGGCGCTGCTGCGTCGCGGCGCGCGCGTGATCTTCCCGCCGATGGAGCAGGCCGAGGCGCTGGCACTCTCGGCGGACGGTACCAGCGCGCTGATCGGCAGCGAGGGGGAACCCGGGCACGTGCAGCGGGTCGTACTGCCGGCCTTCGATGCGAAGCGCCCGCGGCGCGCCCAGCCACTAGACTAGCGCGCACCCTCGAACGCAACCGGGAGCCTCCATGCTGTTGTCGTCCGCGCGTGTCCTTGCACCGGCGCTGCTCGCGCTCACGATCTCCCCGGTCGCGCCGGCGACACCGGCAGGCGCCGGGACGGAGCCGTCGTCGGGCGTGATCCGGGCCAACATGGATCCGTCGGTGGATCCCGGCGACGACTTCTACCGGTACGTCAACGGCCGCTGGCTGGCCCGCACCGAGATCCCCGCGGACCGCTCCAACTACGGCACCTTCTCGATCCTGCACGACCGCACCCGCGAGCAGCTGCGCGCCCTGGTCGAGGCCATTCCGGCCGAGGGAGCCGATACGGAGAGCGCCAAGCTGGCGGCGCTGTACCGCAGCTACATGGATCTCGGCGCCATCGAGGCGCGCGGCATCGCGCCGCTGCAGCCGCTGCTGGACCGCATCGCCGGCATCGACGCGCGCGATCAGCTGCCGGCGCTGCTCGCCGATCTGCAGCGCATCGGCGTCGAGCTGCCGGTGGGGCTGTCCATCTACCGCGATGCGCGCGCGCCGGAGCGCTACGCGCTGTACCTGAGCCAGTCCGGGCTCGGGCTGCCGGATCGCGCCTACTACCTGTCCGACAAGGCGCGCTTCGCCGAGCTGCGGCCGGCCTACCGGGC
The nucleotide sequence above comes from Algiphilus sp.. Encoded proteins:
- a CDS encoding glycosyltransferase family protein; translation: MRIAYGVMGYGRGHAMRTMSVLPALMAEHEVTVYAGGDAFDVLAPLFPTVRIPTIGYRYNNRGGHSVPRTVRENLAPMADLLLRGPGTDALERELTSRGTELIISDSEAWTHRAGQRLGIPRISFDHVGIIAWCRPHFPTDLWLAGQRDAWGYRTLMGEPDRVLISSFYPAEPYRDDARIVGPMLRDVVKAQKPARGDFLLVYFNKGMHQYRAHVDRTLRLLEMPVKVYGTPWEGSSENIEFCAPSNEWFVRDLAQCRAVLSTAGNQLIGEALHLGKPLLAVPEDAFEQRLNAAMVERMGVGMRVGASALTPSHVDRFLSQEDAFAARTAEYAGDGRTEAVATLDRYIQELGGARQPRRRPAGAAARRAPRDRAAGDHATAH
- the msrB gene encoding peptide-methionine (R)-S-oxide reductase MsrB; the protein is MQDSESPGSAAAERVEKSDHAWREQLPEESYRVTRQHGTERAFTGAYHDHHADGRYHCVCCGAPMFDAVHKYDSGSGWPSYWQPAEDAPVATTTDTSLGMTRTEVHCARCDAHMGHVFDDGPAPTGKRYCINSAALDFRARD